A DNA window from Impatiens glandulifera chromosome 7, dImpGla2.1, whole genome shotgun sequence contains the following coding sequences:
- the LOC124946269 gene encoding putative F-box/LRR-repeat protein At5g54820: MVSKQWQYLICETPTFILDENEIVSKMTRQIRGVLHEEQPRSDGLDEGKRRFAEFVNRILLYHSGCLITFIRLSLQYEPRTRYSLNVNNWVHFLMTRDIEKLELNFSSTPILYYELEGLAVRHTRTAQTFQLPRHPFEPKFTSFILNFCKLEASRFGSFMNLKVLYLTDVKILDRSIGQFVSKCPVLEDLYLERCSVTERFFVCKQDLKIKHLILLNCMTEYWQMFAIDITVPHLMNLVIIGRYLMNSTIRNATNLEDCSIDINQGFSDNEQGNFLAMIMINLRSCKTLALSSWCIQVLPTLDFGLSQRLHGSFTHLTNLRLTVGYVKQELPGIVLLLQSCPCLERLMLEIDTAKDIDWLMIVHEMFEGYEPEVFHFEEDNYLENQTRDILCLQRSLKVLQIHGFMGRNQEIHLVEFLLRNALVLENLVIYNDLPDECGTRESAPSLRELDQRRTLQALLDLPRASSVVQVSVEKIRVFDE; encoded by the exons ATGGTTTCAAAACAATGGCAATATCTTATATGTGAAACTCCAACTTTTATTCTCGATGAGAATGAAATTGTTTCAAAAATGACAAGACAAATTCGCGGTGTATTACATGAAGAGCAACCAAGAAGTGATGGGCTTGATGAGGGCAAACGAAGATTTGCAGAGTTTGTGAACCGCATTTTATTATATCACTCTGGTTGTCTCATAACCTTTATACGATTATCGCTTCAATATGAACCTAGAACAAGATATTCCTTAAATGTTAACAATTGGGTTCACTTTTTGATGACAAGAGACATAGAGAAGCTTGAGTTGAACTTCTCATCAACTCCAATCTTGTACTATGAACTAGAAGGATTGGCAGTGAGGCACACAAGAACAGCACAGACTTTTCAACTTCCTCGTCACCCTTTTGAGCCCAAATTTACAAGTTTCATTTTGAACTTCTGTAAACTTGAAGCATCTAGATTCGGCTCGTTTATGAACTTAAAAGTTCTATATTTGACAGATGTGAAGATTCTAGACCGTTCTATTGGACAATTTGTTTCAAAATGTCCAGTCCTCGAAGATTTATACTTGGAGAGATGCTCTGTAACCGAGAGATTTTTCGTTTGTAAACAAGATCTCAAAATCAAGCATTTGATCTTGCTCAATTGTATGACAGAATATTGGCAAATGTTTGCGATTGACATAACTGTTCCACATTTGATGAACCTGGTGATCATAGGAAGATATCTCATGAATTCAACCATAAGAAATGCAACCAATCTGGAAGACTGCTCAATCGACATCAATCAAGGGTTTTCAGATAATGAACAGGGAAACTTCCTAGCTATGATTATGATAAATTTAAGAAGTTGCAAGACTCTAGCTTTAAGTAGCTGGTGCATTCAG GTTCTTCCAACGTTAGATTTTGGATTAAGTCAACGACTGCACGGTTCATTCACTCATTTGACAAACTTAAGGTTAACTGTCGGTTATGTGAAACAAGAACTACCTGGAATAGTCCTGTTATTGCAAAGTTGTCCTTGTCTTGAGAGATTGATGTTGGAGATCGATACAGCCAAAGACATCGATTGG CTGATGATTGTTCATGAGATGTTTGAGGGATATGAACCGGAAGTTTTTCATTTCGAAGAGGATAACTATCTTGAGAATCAGACTCGAGACATCCTTTGTCTGCAAAGAAGCCTCAAGGTTCTTCAAATACACGGGTTCATGGGACGAAACCAGGAGATACATCTAGTAGAGTTCCTACTCCGAAATGCACTAGTGTTGGAGAATCTAGTCATATACAATGATTTGCCAGATGAATGTGGAACTCGAGAATCAGCCCCGAGTCTTCGTGAGTTGGACCAGCGACGCACGTTGCAAGCACTGCTGGATTTACCGAGGGCATCTTCTGTTGTTCAAGTTTCTGTGGAAAAAATCAGAGTTTTCGATGAGTAG